The Peptococcaceae bacterium 1198_IL3148 genome has a segment encoding these proteins:
- a CDS encoding Uma2 family endonuclease has protein sequence MPVAPNKEERYTYKDYKNWPADNHWELIEGVPYAMSPAPSTEHQLISGNLFFILKNYLKTGNKKCMPFFSPYDVLLPEKGENQDSTSTVVQPDLLVVCDKSKITDKYCVGAPDLIVEIVSPSCPSMDYVKKLHLYEKNGVREYWIVNPEKKQVMVFRLMDNGDYDSPEIYGEADVAKVGIFVDLEVNINDIFIL, from the coding sequence GTGCCGGTAGCACCGAACAAGGAGGAAAGGTACACTTACAAAGACTATAAAAATTGGCCTGCTGACAATCATTGGGAGCTCATTGAGGGTGTTCCTTATGCAATGTCTCCTGCACCGTCGACGGAACATCAATTGATTAGTGGAAACCTGTTTTTTATCCTTAAAAATTACTTAAAGACTGGCAATAAAAAATGTATGCCTTTCTTTTCTCCATATGATGTTTTGCTTCCAGAAAAAGGGGAAAATCAGGATAGTACATCAACGGTTGTTCAACCTGATTTACTTGTGGTATGCGATAAATCTAAAATTACTGATAAGTACTGCGTAGGGGCCCCAGACTTAATCGTTGAAATAGTTTCTCCATCTTGCCCCTCGATGGACTACGTAAAAAAGCTACATTTATACGAAAAAAATGGCGTGCGGGAATACTGGATCGTTAATCCAGAAAAGAAGCAAGTGATGGTTTTTAGGCTTATGGATAACGGGGATTATGATTCGCCTGAAATATACGGCGAGGCTGATGTAGCTAAAGTAGGGATTTTCGTTGATTTAGAAGTTAACATAAATGATATTTTTATATTATAG
- a CDS encoding amino acid permease: protein MDNALEKKYGLLTAIAMVIGIVIGSGVFFKAEKILVATGGNLPQGILAWSIGGIIMIVCAYVFATMATRYEKVNGIVDYAEATLGPKYAYFIGWFLAAIYYPTLTSVLAWVTARYTCVLLGWDIVGAEAMALAGFYLVLSYAMNALSPKLAGQFQVSTTVIKLIPLGLMAIMGIIFGLKSGILVSNFTSGVIADTTANPLFTAVVATSFAYEGWIIATSINAELKDAKKNLPRALTFGTMFIALIYILYYTGLAGAVENHVMMQGGETGAKFAFSTVFSNLGGTVLFVFVVISCMGTLNGLMMGCTRGFYALAARDMGPSPKVFKGIDPNTNMPTNSSILGVLIAGAWLLYFFGANLTPAPWFGPFSFDSSELPIITIYAMYIPIFIMMMAKEQTLGTFKRFIMPSLAICACVFMVIAAFYAHGQAVLFYLIVFGVIMATGLLVNFNKK, encoded by the coding sequence ATGGACAACGCATTAGAGAAAAAATATGGCCTTTTAACTGCTATAGCAATGGTTATTGGTATAGTAATCGGTAGCGGCGTATTTTTTAAAGCAGAGAAGATATTGGTGGCCACCGGTGGCAATCTTCCACAGGGCATTTTGGCTTGGTCCATAGGTGGCATCATCATGATTGTCTGTGCCTATGTTTTTGCAACCATGGCCACCAGATATGAAAAGGTAAATGGAATTGTGGACTATGCCGAAGCTACCCTAGGCCCCAAGTACGCCTATTTTATCGGTTGGTTTTTAGCTGCCATTTATTACCCGACTTTAACGTCGGTACTGGCATGGGTCACTGCCAGATACACCTGTGTTTTACTGGGCTGGGATATAGTAGGTGCTGAGGCAATGGCTTTGGCTGGTTTTTATTTGGTTTTAAGCTATGCCATGAACGCCCTTTCGCCAAAACTGGCCGGTCAATTTCAGGTGTCCACCACTGTAATCAAGCTTATTCCCCTTGGTTTGATGGCCATTATGGGTATCATCTTTGGTCTAAAAAGTGGCATTTTAGTCAGCAACTTCACCAGTGGCGTCATTGCCGATACCACCGCCAACCCACTTTTTACCGCAGTTGTGGCCACATCCTTTGCCTATGAAGGATGGATTATTGCCACCAGTATTAATGCTGAACTGAAAGATGCTAAGAAAAACCTCCCCCGGGCCCTTACCTTTGGCACAATGTTTATTGCTCTGATTTATATTCTTTACTATACCGGACTGGCCGGAGCGGTAGAAAACCACGTCATGATGCAAGGCGGCGAAACAGGGGCTAAATTTGCATTTTCCACGGTATTCTCTAACCTTGGCGGTACTGTGCTGTTTGTATTTGTGGTAATTTCTTGCATGGGAACATTAAATGGATTGATGATGGGTTGCACCCGGGGATTCTATGCTTTGGCCGCTAGAGACATGGGCCCTAGTCCAAAGGTTTTTAAGGGCATCGATCCCAACACTAATATGCCAACTAACTCGTCAATATTGGGGGTTCTGATAGCTGGGGCTTGGCTGTTATACTTTTTCGGTGCAAATTTGACCCCTGCCCCCTGGTTCGGTCCCTTTAGTTTTGATAGCTCCGAACTGCCCATCATTACCATCTATGCCATGTATATACCGATATTCATTATGATGATGGCCAAGGAACAAACACTGGGCACATTTAAGCGTTTCATCATGCCCTCTCTGGCCATCTGTGCCTGTGTTTTTATGGTGATTGCCGCATTTTATGCCCATGGTCAGGCGGTGCTGTTCTACCTGATTGTTTTCGGTGTGATTATGGCCACTGGACTGTTGGTTAACTTTAATAAAAAATAG
- the sigI gene encoding RNA polymerase sigma-I factor encodes MLTFAVKNLIIRAKNGDGLARDKLLKKHYNFIAKVSSVICGRFLTWENDEELSIALIAFNEAIDAYDTESSVKFTSFAHTVIKRRLIDYFRGQKKYQNEVLASPTNDIDELDAGINCQSMAEYADNTTQENLVLLIERFKNQLATYNIDINQLPQAAPKHRDTRASLMKAAQALVADQEMVKYLQQYGQLPIKKLCQQTGLSRKVIERGRKYIISLFIILTEPTLSPLKHFTNFPSDN; translated from the coding sequence TTGTTGACATTTGCAGTTAAAAATTTAATAATTAGAGCCAAAAATGGCGACGGTTTAGCACGGGATAAGTTGTTAAAAAAACATTACAACTTTATAGCCAAGGTAAGTTCCGTTATTTGTGGCAGATTTCTAACCTGGGAAAATGATGAGGAACTGAGTATTGCTTTAATTGCCTTTAATGAAGCCATTGATGCCTATGATACTGAAAGCAGTGTCAAGTTTACCAGTTTTGCCCATACAGTGATAAAACGTCGATTAATTGATTACTTTAGAGGTCAAAAAAAGTATCAAAACGAGGTGTTGGCCTCTCCAACCAATGATATTGATGAACTTGACGCAGGTATTAATTGCCAATCAATGGCTGAGTATGCTGACAATACAACCCAAGAAAATTTAGTGTTGTTAATTGAAAGATTTAAAAACCAGTTAGCAACATACAACATAGATATTAATCAACTACCTCAGGCTGCCCCTAAACACCGTGATACCAGAGCATCCTTAATGAAGGCAGCACAAGCACTGGTGGCTGACCAGGAGATGGTTAAATATTTACAACAATACGGTCAGTTGCCAATAAAAAAATTATGCCAGCAAACGGGATTAAGCCGCAAAGTGATCGAACGGGGTAGGAAATATATTATTTCGCTATTCATTATTTTAACCGAACCTACTCTGTCACCTTTAAAGCATTTTACCAATTTCCCTTCAGATAATTAG
- a CDS encoding permease, which yields MKERNIFLLMVGVFFAAFYIPLDNPRVSGAILEAFYMLQDYAQKHVLTCLVPAFFIAGGISVFVSQASVLKYFGAQANKILSYGVASVSGTVLAVCSCTVLPLFAGIYTRGAGIGPATAFLYSGPAINILAIILSARVLGMDIGIARAVAAIVFAIVIGLLMNLIFLKEEKEKEAAALAMPPAPEDNRSLWQYAVYFASMVFILIFAAWGKPPEPVGFFNAIYEIHWYLAIFFLAVLAVLLKFWFNGSEINQWLDSTWDFTKKIFPLLLGGVLVAGFLMGRPGLDAGIIPEHYVAQLVGGNSLGANLLASVLGTFMYFATLTEIPILQGLLGSGMGKGPALALLLAGPALSLPSMIVIHKIMGPKKTAVFVSLVIVMSTIAGKIFGTFWG from the coding sequence ATGAAAGAACGGAATATTTTTTTATTGATGGTGGGTGTTTTTTTTGCCGCCTTTTATATCCCGCTGGATAACCCACGGGTTAGTGGAGCCATTTTAGAAGCCTTTTATATGTTGCAGGATTACGCCCAAAAGCATGTGCTCACCTGTCTGGTACCGGCCTTTTTTATTGCCGGTGGCATCTCGGTCTTTGTCTCCCAGGCTTCGGTACTCAAATACTTTGGTGCCCAAGCCAATAAAATATTGTCCTATGGTGTTGCCTCGGTTTCCGGCACGGTGTTGGCGGTTTGTTCTTGTACAGTATTACCGCTATTTGCCGGCATTTACACCCGGGGTGCTGGTATTGGCCCAGCCACTGCCTTTCTCTACTCCGGCCCGGCCATTAACATTTTGGCCATCATTTTAAGTGCCCGGGTGTTGGGGATGGATATCGGTATCGCCCGGGCGGTGGCAGCAATTGTCTTTGCCATTGTCATCGGCCTTTTAATGAACCTAATCTTCCTCAAGGAAGAAAAAGAAAAGGAAGCTGCTGCCCTGGCCATGCCACCGGCACCGGAGGATAATCGTTCCCTTTGGCAATATGCCGTTTATTTCGCGTCGATGGTATTTATTTTAATCTTTGCCGCCTGGGGCAAACCGCCGGAGCCAGTGGGCTTTTTCAACGCCATTTATGAAATTCACTGGTATTTAGCCATCTTCTTCTTGGCGGTGTTGGCGGTATTGTTAAAGTTCTGGTTTAATGGCAGCGAAATTAACCAATGGCTGGATTCCACCTGGGACTTTACCAAAAAGATCTTCCCGCTGCTACTGGGTGGGGTGTTGGTGGCGGGCTTTCTTATGGGACGCCCGGGCCTTGATGCCGGCATTATCCCCGAACACTATGTAGCCCAACTGGTGGGGGGCAACTCCCTGGGTGCCAACCTGTTGGCTTCGGTTTTAGGCACCTTTATGTACTTTGCCACATTAACGGAAATCCCCATTTTGCAGGGTCTGTTGGGCAGTGGCATGGGTAAAGGCCCGGCCCTGGCACTGCTGTTGGCTGGCCCGGCCCTCAGTTTACCCAGCATGATTGTCATTCATAAAATCATGGGCCCTAAAAAAACAGCAGTGTTTGTTTCTCTGGTTATTGTTATGTCCACCATAGCAGGCAAAATCTTCGGTACCTTTTGGGGCTAG
- a CDS encoding heavy metal translocating P-type ATPase → MKKRLWRIIVAAVLFIVAMIINPNIEWLKVALYLTSYTIVGGDIVKKAFRNIIKGKPFDENFLMTVATIGAMLIAEYPEGVAVMLFYQVGELFQSYAVGKSRKSIASLMDIRPDYAHVKRGDELIKVDPDEVRVGDIIVIKAGEKVPLDGKVIAGSSMVDTSALTGESVPREMEVGSEILSGCININGVITAEVTKEYEESTVNKILDLVENASSKKSHSEKFITKFARYYTPVVVIIAVFLAIIPPLIIAGATFNTWIYRALIFLVVSCPCALVISIPLSFFGGIGGASKKGVLVKGSNYLEALAQTEIIVFDKTGTLTKGVFNVQQINPEGVPREELLELTAYAESYSNHPISTSLKQAYGQEIDNGRISDVEEVPGHGVIATIDGKRVMAGNIKLMQKMNIPYYQGELIGTVVHVAIDNVYAGYIVIADEIKADSAQAIKELKQASIEQTVMLTGDTKNVASKVAEELGLDKVYAELLPADKVEKVEQLFTQKTAKGKLAFVGDGINDAPVLARADIGIAMGGLGSDAAIEAADIVIMTDEPSKIATAIRVSKKTLAIARQNTVFAIGIKIAVLILSAFGLATMWVAIFADVGVTVLAVLNSFRALNVKNL, encoded by the coding sequence ATGAAAAAACGTCTTTGGCGAATAATCGTTGCGGCAGTATTGTTTATTGTAGCAATGATTATTAATCCGAATATTGAATGGCTTAAAGTGGCATTATACTTAACCAGCTACACCATTGTAGGTGGGGATATAGTTAAAAAGGCTTTTAGAAACATTATTAAAGGTAAGCCCTTTGACGAAAACTTTTTAATGACTGTGGCCACCATTGGTGCCATGCTAATTGCTGAGTACCCCGAGGGCGTTGCTGTGATGTTATTTTATCAAGTGGGCGAACTGTTTCAAAGCTATGCGGTGGGCAAGTCAAGAAAATCAATTGCCAGCCTGATGGATATACGACCGGATTACGCCCATGTAAAAAGAGGCGATGAACTGATTAAAGTTGACCCTGACGAAGTGCGGGTTGGAGATATTATTGTCATTAAAGCCGGAGAAAAGGTCCCGCTGGACGGTAAAGTGATCGCGGGCAGTTCAATGGTTGACACATCGGCCCTTACCGGCGAATCCGTTCCCCGTGAAATGGAAGTGGGCAGTGAAATTTTAAGTGGCTGCATCAACATTAATGGCGTGATCACAGCAGAGGTCACCAAGGAATATGAAGAATCCACCGTCAATAAAATTCTTGATTTAGTTGAAAATGCCAGCAGTAAGAAATCCCACTCCGAAAAATTTATCACCAAGTTTGCCAGGTATTATACTCCGGTGGTGGTAATTATAGCAGTTTTCCTTGCCATTATTCCGCCACTTATCATTGCAGGTGCAACCTTTAATACTTGGATATATAGAGCATTGATATTCCTGGTGGTTTCTTGTCCCTGTGCCCTAGTGATATCCATTCCTTTAAGTTTCTTTGGTGGCATAGGTGGGGCATCGAAAAAGGGAGTTTTAGTTAAAGGAAGTAACTATTTAGAAGCATTGGCCCAAACCGAGATTATTGTCTTTGATAAAACGGGAACTCTGACCAAGGGTGTATTTAATGTTCAGCAAATTAATCCCGAGGGAGTGCCTCGAGAGGAACTATTGGAGTTAACCGCCTATGCAGAAAGCTACTCCAACCACCCCATTTCCACTTCTTTAAAACAGGCCTATGGCCAGGAAATTGACAATGGACGGATTTCAGATGTAGAAGAGGTTCCGGGTCACGGTGTTATTGCAACAATTGATGGCAAAAGGGTGATGGCAGGAAATATTAAGCTGATGCAAAAGATGAATATCCCTTACTATCAAGGGGAGCTCATCGGCACCGTTGTGCATGTGGCCATTGATAATGTATATGCTGGTTACATCGTTATTGCCGATGAAATAAAGGCAGATTCGGCCCAGGCAATTAAAGAGCTCAAGCAAGCTAGCATTGAGCAAACTGTTATGTTAACAGGTGATACTAAAAACGTTGCCTCAAAAGTTGCTGAGGAACTTGGTCTGGATAAAGTATATGCTGAACTGTTGCCAGCAGATAAAGTGGAAAAGGTAGAGCAATTATTCACACAGAAAACTGCAAAGGGTAAACTGGCCTTTGTGGGTGATGGTATTAATGATGCCCCTGTTTTAGCCCGGGCAGACATTGGCATTGCAATGGGGGGTTTAGGTTCCGACGCGGCCATTGAAGCGGCAGATATTGTAATTATGACCGATGAACCTTCTAAAATCGCCACTGCCATCAGGGTTTCTAAAAAGACACTGGCAATTGCCCGTCAAAATACAGTATTTGCCATTGGTATCAAGATAGCCGTTCTAATTTTGAGTGCCTTTGGACTAGCTACTATGTGGGTGGCAATATTTGCCGATGTGGGTGTAACCGTCCTCGCAGTATTAAATTCCTTCAGAGCACTTAATGTTAAAAACCTATAG
- a CDS encoding aspartyl-phosphate phosphatase Spo0E family protein — MKEYAQLLIKIEKVRSKMHRLATEKGINHQHVLQVSQQLDNLLNQYNQIKYQRAYKPDTKVLYPFKLKESTVRFGSTDNCHYCYAKTVRM, encoded by the coding sequence GTGAAAGAATATGCTCAATTACTGATAAAAATTGAAAAAGTGCGCAGTAAGATGCACCGTTTAGCAACAGAGAAAGGGATTAATCATCAGCATGTCCTGCAGGTTAGTCAACAGTTGGACAACCTGTTGAATCAATATAACCAAATAAAATATCAAAGAGCATACAAACCTGATACCAAGGTTTTATATCCCTTCAAACTTAAAGAATCCACCGTTAGGTTTGGTTCCACCGACAATTGCCACTATTGCTACGCTAAAACTGTCAGAATGTAA
- a CDS encoding cytochrome c biogenesis protein CcdA: protein MSFSLLAALTAGLFGGFSPCTLPTAVMVMAYVGGYDDRSRMKGFILSLAFVFGLSLTLAVAGALVAAVGGQFTDSKVVWYVAALVAVLMGANLLGLFKLPSVGIKLNRVKPGSGVVGAFLLGIPFAFIASPCSAPITATVLAYAAVKGSVWYGFLLLFCYAIGRSIPLLAAGTFTSVLKNISKFDRFSQLVQRISGVALIALGFYLLYSVVS from the coding sequence ATGTCATTTTCATTGCTGGCGGCTCTGACTGCTGGGCTGTTTGGTGGCTTTAGTCCCTGCACGTTGCCCACTGCGGTAATGGTGATGGCCTATGTTGGCGGCTATGATGACCGCTCCCGTATGAAGGGTTTTATTCTATCGCTGGCCTTTGTATTTGGACTGTCGCTCACCTTGGCCGTAGCGGGGGCGCTGGTAGCGGCCGTAGGGGGGCAATTTACCGACAGTAAAGTGGTTTGGTATGTGGCGGCCTTAGTGGCAGTACTGATGGGGGCTAACCTATTGGGTTTATTTAAATTGCCCAGCGTTGGGATTAAGTTAAATAGGGTGAAGCCAGGCAGTGGAGTGGTGGGAGCTTTTCTGTTGGGCATTCCCTTTGCTTTTATAGCTTCTCCTTGTTCAGCTCCCATCACCGCTACAGTGCTGGCCTATGCTGCCGTCAAAGGCAGTGTCTGGTATGGTTTTTTACTATTATTTTGCTATGCCATCGGCCGCAGCATTCCGTTATTGGCTGCCGGAACCTTTACCTCGGTGCTAAAAAATATTTCTAAGTTCGATCGGTTTAGTCAGCTGGTGCAAAGAATTAGTGGCGTAGCTTTAATCGCTTTGGGTTTTTATTTACTATACAGTGTAGTTAGCTAG
- a CDS encoding CAP domain-containing protein, whose amino-acid sequence MTLRYKALVSVLATLLAFATVPLISAEAADNGTIRQQVLYQFNPTKLQVNQTDWQPNPVWYNSYRSNFVYWQPTYGEEVNQPQTQQPQPEQPESNTNTVIDTGTPTTTNTSTPDNQIAQQPVPKETTDTSNSAFQSKVVELVNQERSKAGLQPGVVKADLTNVAQLKAEDMANNNYFSHTSPTYGSPFDMMKQFGINYSYAGENIAVGYSTPESVMEGWMNSEGHKKNILNPNFTEIGVGFTTNGYYWVQEFAKR is encoded by the coding sequence TTGACGTTACGTTACAAAGCATTGGTCTCCGTTCTGGCTACCCTACTTGCTTTCGCGACGGTTCCGCTAATATCAGCAGAGGCCGCTGATAACGGAACAATAAGACAGCAGGTGCTATATCAATTTAATCCAACCAAACTGCAGGTGAATCAAACGGACTGGCAGCCAAATCCAGTGTGGTACAACAGCTATCGCAGTAACTTTGTGTACTGGCAACCAACCTATGGTGAGGAAGTTAACCAGCCGCAGACACAACAACCACAACCGGAGCAACCTGAAAGTAACACAAACACTGTTATAGACACAGGTACACCTACAACTACAAATACCAGCACTCCAGACAATCAAATAGCACAGCAACCAGTCCCAAAGGAAACCACCGATACTTCCAACAGTGCGTTTCAAAGCAAAGTAGTTGAACTGGTCAACCAAGAAAGGTCCAAAGCTGGTCTGCAACCCGGGGTTGTTAAAGCAGACTTAACCAATGTTGCTCAACTAAAGGCCGAAGATATGGCTAACAATAACTACTTTAGCCACACTTCACCCACCTATGGTTCCCCCTTTGATATGATGAAGCAATTTGGTATCAACTATAGCTATGCTGGTGAAAATATTGCTGTGGGTTACAGCACTCCCGAAAGTGTAATGGAGGGCTGGATGAATAGTGAAGGTCACAAAAAAAATATATTAAATCCTAACTTTACAGAAATTGGTGTTGGGTTCACCACAAATGGGTATTATTGGGTGCAAGAATTTGCAAAACGTTAA
- a CDS encoding thioredoxin family protein, with translation MEIKVLGPGCKKCKDLDQRVREVLAENNLDANVEKIEDIGEIVQYGVMITPGLVIDGQVKMSGRVPSKEEIKKFIEEVK, from the coding sequence ATGGAAATCAAAGTGTTAGGACCTGGTTGTAAAAAATGTAAAGATTTAGATCAGCGAGTAAGGGAAGTGTTGGCAGAAAACAATCTGGATGCTAACGTAGAGAAGATAGAGGACATTGGCGAAATTGTGCAATATGGTGTCATGATCACGCCGGGCCTGGTGATTGATGGCCAAGTAAAAATGTCCGGCCGGGTGCCCAGTAAAGAAGAAATTAAAAAATTCATTGAAGAAGTAAAGTAG
- a CDS encoding metallophosphoesterase family protein has product MKIAIFADVHSNFLGLQAVLVDIRLRGIGNIYCLGDVVGYGPRPNKSIDLLRRERIFTIMGNYDDAIGNMRLICGCDYRDEQAMKLGERSILWTKEHTLEENKAWLRQLPERIEFTAGGLKFLLVHGSPRQLNEYLFEDTDEEVLNQLLAENNCDVLVCGHTHLPYYKQVARGHVINVGSAGKPKHGNPQVGYALLDVDKGNLKVKFIQLSYDYEQTAREIEEVGLPREFAQIIRTGKA; this is encoded by the coding sequence TTGAAAATTGCCATTTTTGCAGATGTACACAGTAATTTCTTAGGATTGCAGGCAGTATTGGTGGACATTCGCCTGAGGGGCATTGGCAATATTTACTGTTTGGGGGACGTGGTGGGCTATGGTCCGCGGCCTAATAAATCCATTGATTTGTTGCGGCGGGAGCGTATTTTCACAATTATGGGTAATTATGATGATGCCATTGGCAATATGCGGCTGATCTGCGGTTGTGACTATAGAGATGAACAGGCCATGAAACTGGGAGAGAGGTCTATCCTTTGGACTAAGGAACACACCTTAGAAGAAAACAAAGCTTGGCTACGGCAGTTGCCCGAGCGCATAGAATTTACTGCCGGTGGTTTGAAATTTTTATTGGTACACGGCAGCCCTCGGCAGCTTAACGAATACCTATTTGAGGACACCGATGAAGAAGTTTTAAACCAATTGCTGGCTGAAAACAACTGTGATGTGTTGGTCTGTGGCCACACCCACTTGCCCTATTATAAGCAAGTGGCCAGGGGACACGTGATTAATGTGGGCAGTGCCGGTAAACCTAAGCACGGCAATCCCCAGGTGGGCTATGCCCTGTTAGATGTGGACAAAGGGAATTTAAAGGTGAAGTTTATTCAATTATCCTATGACTATGAGCAAACAGCTAGAGAAATTGAAGAGGTGGGTTTGCCAAGGGAGTTTGCCCAAATTATCCGCACCGGCAAGGCATAA
- a CDS encoding anti-sigma factor domain-containing protein: MENKKVIIMSIDGKETVGYTNDGEFINAPKQKHHQVGQIVDIGEFRPEGRRSFAGWQVATAAAAIFLVAFMGIFYPQFNQEAEAYLSVGLNSGGIEMWVDDKNEVTDVKYHDSAEKWDEINIQGKDVYQAVTIIATEAKKSGLIDEQQQNLMMLNHSHHLDDEKLKQSVYQGLGKNHHCLIVMGNHDMSFVNKAQALGVTASQYYVIEKSNAKGHHLTTDQIKNHHIRDVLNATGTTPEEIFGMGMGMGSHMNETGSGMQQPKHDTNNTNNSPLVHPNHMKHKQETMGGHH, encoded by the coding sequence ATGGAAAATAAAAAAGTCATCATTATGTCAATAGATGGGAAAGAAACAGTTGGCTATACCAATGATGGTGAATTTATTAACGCACCTAAGCAAAAACATCATCAAGTTGGTCAAATTGTAGACATCGGTGAGTTTAGACCTGAGGGCCGCCGATCCTTTGCCGGCTGGCAGGTGGCTACCGCAGCTGCCGCCATATTTTTAGTGGCCTTTATGGGTATCTTTTACCCTCAATTTAACCAAGAAGCCGAAGCCTATTTGAGTGTGGGACTGAACTCCGGTGGTATTGAAATGTGGGTCGATGACAAAAACGAAGTTACCGATGTTAAATACCATGATTCCGCAGAGAAGTGGGATGAAATAAACATCCAAGGAAAAGATGTATACCAAGCGGTCACTATTATTGCTACCGAAGCAAAAAAATCCGGTTTAATAGATGAGCAACAGCAAAACCTAATGATGTTAAATCACTCTCATCATTTGGATGATGAAAAACTCAAACAGTCCGTTTATCAAGGTTTAGGTAAAAACCACCATTGTTTAATAGTAATGGGCAATCATGACATGAGCTTTGTTAATAAAGCCCAAGCATTAGGGGTTACCGCTAGCCAATATTATGTTATTGAAAAAAGTAACGCTAAAGGACATCATTTAACCACAGACCAAATAAAAAACCATCATATTAGAGATGTGCTTAACGCTACCGGCACAACGCCAGAAGAAATCTTCGGCATGGGTATGGGTATGGGTAGCCATATGAATGAAACTGGTTCTGGTATGCAACAGCCAAAACATGACACCAATAATACCAACAACAGCCCTTTGGTACATCCGAACCATATGAAACACAAACAAGAAACAATGGGTGGCCACCATTAA